A stretch of Roseovarius sp. M141 DNA encodes these proteins:
- the pdhA gene encoding pyruvate dehydrogenase (acetyl-transferring) E1 component subunit alpha, producing MAAQKKARKSNASAEDLKAYYHDMLLIRRFEEKAGQLYGMGLIGGFCHLYIGQEAVVVGLEAAAEEGDKRITTYRDHGHMLACGMDPNGVMAELTGRADGYSRGKGGSMHMFSKEKHFYGGHGIVGANVPLGAGLAFSDKYRGNDRVTFTYFGDGASNQGQVYETFNMAALWELPVVFVIENNHYAMGTSQKRSTSTPEIYTRGEAFGIPGEAVDGMDVLAVKEAGEKAVAHCRSGKGPYILEIKTYRYRGHSMSDPAKYRTREEVQKVREEKDCIEHVRDLLLTGKHATEEDLKAIDKEIKRIVNASAEFAKDSPEPDEAELWTDVYADAVPQKA from the coding sequence ATGGCTGCCCAGAAGAAAGCAAGAAAATCAAACGCTTCGGCGGAGGATCTGAAAGCATACTATCACGACATGCTGCTGATCCGACGATTCGAGGAGAAGGCAGGGCAGCTTTACGGCATGGGCCTGATCGGGGGGTTCTGTCACCTTTACATCGGTCAGGAGGCCGTCGTCGTCGGTCTCGAGGCCGCTGCCGAAGAGGGCGACAAGCGCATCACCACCTACCGCGATCACGGTCATATGCTGGCCTGTGGCATGGACCCGAACGGCGTCATGGCCGAATTGACCGGTCGTGCGGATGGCTACAGCCGTGGCAAGGGCGGCTCTATGCACATGTTTTCCAAGGAAAAACATTTCTACGGCGGCCATGGCATTGTCGGGGCCAACGTGCCGCTGGGTGCGGGGCTGGCGTTTTCGGACAAGTATCGTGGCAATGACCGCGTGACGTTCACTTATTTCGGTGATGGCGCGTCCAATCAGGGGCAGGTTTACGAGACGTTCAACATGGCGGCCCTGTGGGAACTGCCGGTCGTTTTTGTTATCGAGAATAATCACTATGCGATGGGAACGTCGCAGAAACGCTCGACCTCGACGCCGGAGATCTACACGCGCGGCGAGGCCTTCGGCATTCCCGGTGAGGCGGTCGATGGCATGGACGTGCTGGCCGTCAAGGAAGCCGGCGAAAAGGCCGTGGCGCACTGCCGATCCGGCAAGGGGCCGTATATCCTTGAGATCAAGACCTACCGTTATCGTGGCCATTCGATGTCGGACCCGGCCAAGTATCGCACCCGCGAAGAAGTGCAGAAGGTGCGCGAGGAAAAGGACTGCATCGAGCATGTCCGTGACCTGCTGCTGACGGGCAAGCACGCGACCGAAGAGGATCTGAAAGCGATCGACAAGGAGATCAAGAGGATCGTCAACGCATCCGCCGAATTCGCCAAGGACAGCCCCGAGCCGGACGAGGCCGAGCTGTGGACAGATGTCTACGCCGACGCCGTGCCGCAGAAAGCCTGA
- a CDS encoding peptidylprolyl isomerase, translating to MAEIKDPENTILIELKDGTVAIELLPDVAPDHCARMKELARSGAYDNVAFHRVIDGFMAQTGDVANANMEKDYNPRAAGTGGSDLPNLKAEFSKIPHDRGALGAARSANPDSANSQFFISFKDNHFLNGQYTVYGRVIQGMEHVDAIAKGEPPANPDRMISVKVAADA from the coding sequence ATGGCCGAGATCAAAGATCCTGAAAACACCATCCTGATCGAGCTGAAAGACGGCACCGTCGCGATCGAGCTTCTGCCCGACGTCGCGCCAGACCATTGCGCGCGGATGAAGGAACTGGCCCGCAGCGGCGCCTATGACAACGTGGCCTTTCACCGGGTAATCGACGGCTTCATGGCGCAGACCGGCGACGTGGCCAACGCCAACATGGAAAAGGATTACAACCCGCGCGCCGCCGGCACCGGCGGCAGCGACCTGCCGAACCTGAAGGCCGAATTCTCCAAGATCCCGCATGATCGCGGCGCTCTGGGCGCGGCGCGCAGCGCCAACCCCGACAGCGCGAACAGCCAGTTTTTCATCAGCTTCAAGGACAACCATTTCCTGAACGGTCAATACACCGTCTATGGCCGCGTCATTCAAGGGATGGAGCATGTCGACGCCATCGCCAAGGGCGAGCCGCCCGCGAACCCCGACCGCATGATCAGCGTCAAGGTGGCCGCGGATGCGTAA
- a CDS encoding DUF4336 domain-containing protein, giving the protein MAPHKHATGHEPLNTLKPVATDIWLIDGPAVRFYGMPYSTRCTVVKLANGDLWVHSPTLLTEGLRAELQALGPVRYLIAPNWLHYVNVGDWQQACPDALSYAAPGVADRAAKKGLTLRFDHDLGQTAESPWADQIDQMIVQGSKQHREAVFFHRASSTLILTDLIENFETAKLPVWMRPLVWLAGIDDSDGKMPPDMRLTFRKTALAESVEAMIGWDPQRMILAHGRWYRQDAVAELRRAFRRILRDREWTAAMDRMRADDRNGNG; this is encoded by the coding sequence TTGGCACCACATAAACACGCCACGGGCCATGAGCCGCTGAACACGCTCAAGCCCGTGGCAACAGACATCTGGCTGATCGACGGGCCTGCCGTGCGATTTTACGGGATGCCCTATTCGACACGCTGCACCGTGGTGAAGCTGGCCAATGGCGACCTGTGGGTTCATTCGCCCACATTGCTGACAGAGGGGCTGCGCGCTGAATTGCAGGCGCTGGGGCCGGTGCGCTATCTGATTGCGCCAAACTGGCTGCACTATGTGAACGTGGGGGACTGGCAACAGGCCTGTCCCGATGCTTTATCCTATGCGGCACCCGGCGTAGCCGACCGTGCGGCAAAAAAGGGGCTGACGCTCAGGTTCGATCATGATTTGGGACAAACGGCAGAATCCCCTTGGGCCGATCAAATCGACCAGATGATCGTTCAGGGCAGCAAGCAGCACCGCGAAGCCGTCTTCTTTCACCGCGCCTCCTCTACCCTTATCCTCACTGATCTGATCGAAAACTTCGAAACTGCGAAACTACCGGTCTGGATGCGCCCGCTGGTCTGGCTGGCCGGGATCGACGACAGCGATGGCAAGATGCCGCCCGACATGCGCCTGACCTTCCGCAAGACGGCGCTGGCCGAATCGGTCGAGGCGATGATCGGATGGGATCCGCAGCGCATGATTCTGGCGCATGGCCGCTGGTATCGCCAAGATGCCGTGGCCGAGCTGCGCCGCGCCTTCCGCCGGATCCTGCGCGATCGCGAATGGACAGCCGCCATGGACCGGATGAGGGCTGACGATCGCAATGGCAACGGTTGA
- a CDS encoding pyruvate dehydrogenase complex E1 component subunit beta yields the protein MPTEILMPALSPTMEEGTLAKWLVKEGDTVSSGDILAEIETDKATMEFEAVDEGTIGKILIEAGTEGVKVNTAIAVLLEEGESADDIGAAKAEAPKSEPKDAPEPAASKAAPAKAAAPEPDRSPDWPEGTETKKQTVREALNTAMAEEMRRDGDVFIMGEEVAEYQGAYKITQNLLEEFGAKRVIDTPITEHGFAGIGVGAAFGGLRPIVEFMTWNFAMQAIDQIINSAAKTLYMSGGQMGCPIVFRGPNGAAARVGAQHSQDYAAWYAHIPGLKVVQPYSASDAKGLLKSAIRDPNPVIFLENEMLYGKSFDVPVLDDFTVPFGKARIWREGEDVTIVSFGIGMTYALEAAEKLAEDGISAEVIDLRTLRPIDYDTVIASVMKTNRCVTVEEGFPVASIGNHLSAVIMERAFDYLDAPVINCLGKDVPMPYAANLEKLALTSTKEVLDAVHKVTYR from the coding sequence ATGCCAACAGAAATTCTCATGCCCGCCCTCAGCCCCACGATGGAAGAGGGAACGCTGGCCAAATGGCTGGTCAAAGAGGGTGACACCGTAAGTTCGGGCGATATCCTCGCCGAAATTGAAACCGACAAGGCGACGATGGAATTCGAGGCCGTGGATGAGGGTACCATCGGCAAGATCCTGATCGAGGCCGGCACCGAAGGCGTCAAGGTAAACACCGCCATCGCCGTGCTGCTGGAAGAGGGCGAAAGCGCCGATGATATTGGCGCGGCCAAGGCCGAGGCGCCGAAATCCGAGCCGAAAGATGCGCCCGAACCCGCTGCATCCAAGGCTGCTCCGGCCAAGGCGGCAGCGCCCGAACCCGACCGCAGCCCTGACTGGCCCGAAGGCACCGAGACGAAAAAGCAGACGGTGCGCGAGGCGCTGAACACCGCCATGGCCGAGGAAATGCGCCGCGACGGTGACGTGTTTATCATGGGCGAAGAGGTGGCCGAATATCAGGGCGCCTACAAGATCACCCAAAACCTGCTGGAGGAATTCGGCGCCAAGCGGGTGATCGACACCCCCATCACCGAGCATGGCTTTGCCGGGATCGGCGTCGGCGCGGCCTTTGGCGGCTTGCGCCCCATCGTCGAGTTCATGACGTGGAACTTCGCCATGCAGGCGATTGACCAGATCATCAACTCGGCGGCGAAAACGCTGTATATGTCGGGCGGCCAGATGGGCTGTCCCATCGTGTTCCGCGGCCCCAATGGCGCAGCGGCGCGCGTGGGCGCGCAGCACTCACAGGATTATGCGGCGTGGTACGCGCATATTCCGGGGCTGAAAGTGGTGCAGCCCTATTCGGCCTCTGACGCCAAGGGCCTGCTGAAGTCGGCCATTCGCGACCCGAACCCGGTGATCTTTCTCGAAAACGAAATGCTTTACGGCAAATCATTCGATGTGCCCGTACTGGATGATTTCACTGTTCCGTTCGGCAAGGCGCGCATTTGGCGCGAGGGCGAAGATGTGACCATCGTCAGCTTTGGCATCGGTATGACCTACGCGCTGGAGGCAGCCGAAAAGCTGGCCGAGGATGGGATTTCCGCCGAAGTGATCGACCTGCGCACGCTGCGCCCCATCGATTATGACACGGTGATCGCGTCGGTGATGAAAACCAACCGCTGCGTGACCGTCGAAGAGGGCTTCCCTGTAGCCTCCATCGGCAACCACCTGTCGGCGGTCATTATGGAGCGCGCGTTCGACTATCTGGACGCGCCGGTGATCAACTGTCTAGGCAAGGACGTCCCGATGCCCTATGCGGCGAACCTCGAAAAGCTGGCCCTGACCTCGACCAAAGAGGTCTTGGACGCAGTGCATAAAGTGACCTACCGGTAA
- the pgk gene encoding phosphoglycerate kinase has translation MSWKTLDDMDLSGKRVLTRVDINVPVEAGRVTDATRIERIVPTVHDILEQGGKPILIAHFGRPKGKVVLDLSLRVLLPTLEAALGHSVRLIETLDGAENLTAEAEAADVLLLENIRFYPGEEANDPDFAARLAALGDIYCNDAFSAAHRAHASTAAIAQLMPSCAGRLMQAELQALEAALGTPNRPVVAVVGGAKVSTKLDLLSNLVEQVDSLVIGGGMANTFLAAQGLHVGKSLCEHDMAKTARQIMTKAADKGCEIILPADIVVAREFAENAPHETLAVHLCPDDAMILDAGPQSVARVAQALDGAKTLIWNGPLGAFEIAPFDAATVSAARHAAQRTKAGELISVAGGGDTVAALNRAGVAEDFTYISTAGGAFLEWMEGKDLPGVAALKGSGR, from the coding sequence ATGAGCTGGAAAACCCTCGACGATATGGATCTGAGCGGCAAGCGCGTGCTGACGCGCGTCGATATCAACGTCCCGGTCGAGGCCGGGCGCGTCACCGATGCCACGCGGATCGAGCGGATCGTGCCGACGGTGCACGACATTCTGGAACAGGGCGGCAAGCCGATCCTGATCGCACATTTTGGCCGACCCAAAGGCAAGGTGGTGCTGGACCTGTCGCTGCGTGTCCTGCTGCCGACCCTGGAGGCGGCGCTGGGCCACAGCGTGCGCCTGATCGAAACGCTGGACGGCGCCGAAAACCTGACCGCCGAGGCGGAGGCTGCGGATGTCCTGCTGCTGGAAAACATCCGCTTTTATCCCGGCGAAGAGGCGAACGACCCCGATTTCGCCGCCCGCCTCGCGGCATTGGGCGACATCTATTGCAACGATGCGTTTTCTGCCGCGCACCGTGCCCATGCCAGCACGGCTGCTATTGCGCAGCTGATGCCATCCTGTGCAGGGCGGCTGATGCAGGCCGAATTGCAGGCGCTGGAGGCCGCGCTTGGCACGCCAAATCGGCCCGTCGTTGCCGTGGTCGGCGGCGCCAAGGTGTCGACGAAACTCGACCTGCTCAGCAATCTGGTCGAACAGGTCGACAGTCTGGTGATTGGCGGCGGCATGGCCAACACGTTCCTTGCCGCGCAGGGTTTGCATGTGGGAAAATCCCTGTGCGAACATGACATGGCGAAAACCGCGCGCCAGATTATGACCAAGGCCGCCGACAAAGGCTGCGAGATCATTCTGCCCGCAGATATCGTCGTGGCGCGCGAATTTGCCGAAAACGCCCCTCACGAGACGCTGGCAGTGCATCTGTGCCCGGATGACGCGATGATCCTTGATGCAGGCCCGCAGAGCGTCGCGCGCGTGGCGCAGGCTTTGGACGGTGCGAAGACGCTGATCTGGAACGGCCCGCTGGGAGCGTTCGAGATCGCGCCATTCGACGCGGCCACCGTTTCTGCCGCACGCCACGCGGCACAGCGCACAAAAGCTGGCGAGCTGATTTCCGTCGCCGGCGGTGGTGATACTGTCGCCGCGCTGAACCGCGCAGGCGTCGCCGAGGATTTCACCTACATCTCGACCGCCGGCGGCGCGTTTCTGGAATGGATGGAGGGCAAGGACCTGCCCGGCGTCGCGGCGCTCAAGGGGTCAGGTCGTTAG
- a CDS encoding septum formation initiator family protein, whose translation MTNRKKPALGVFVYFAIAFALGTYFTFAAVQGNFGLFSRAEIEAEADALQVQLDLLNTDIAVMENLTRRLSDTYLDLDLLDEQARSVIGLLRSDEIVIR comes from the coding sequence GTGACAAACCGCAAAAAACCCGCGCTGGGCGTGTTCGTTTACTTCGCCATAGCGTTCGCGCTGGGGACCTATTTCACTTTTGCCGCCGTTCAGGGTAATTTCGGGCTGTTCAGCCGGGCCGAGATCGAGGCCGAGGCCGACGCGCTTCAGGTCCAATTGGATCTGCTTAACACTGATATTGCCGTGATGGAAAACCTCACGCGCCGACTGTCAGACACTTATCTGGATCTCGATCTGCTGGACGAACAGGCGCGGTCCGTGATCGGACTGCTGCGCAGCGATGAGATCGTCATTCGCTAA
- a CDS encoding fructose bisphosphate aldolase gives MPNAAQAEKIRAGNGFVAALDQSGGSTPKALALYGVPESAYSGEAEMFDMIHAMRARIAQAPDFNGDKVIGAILFEMTMDRQIDGKPSATYLWEERGVVPFLKVDKGLEDEADGVRLMKQMPDLDALCERAVKAGVFGTKMRSVIDAASPSGIDAVVAQQFEVAQQILSHGLIPIIEPEVTISIADKAEAEALLLETIKRHLDALPKGTEVMLKLTLPEKANHYKQLVDHPAVMRVVALSGGYSREEANSRLGQNTGIVASFSRALTEGLSADQTDADFNKAIGATIDSIHAASVGG, from the coding sequence ATGCCGAACGCAGCCCAAGCAGAAAAAATTCGCGCCGGGAACGGCTTTGTTGCGGCGCTTGACCAATCGGGCGGCTCGACCCCCAAGGCGCTGGCGCTCTATGGCGTGCCCGAAAGCGCCTATTCGGGTGAGGCCGAGATGTTCGATATGATTCATGCCATGCGCGCGCGCATTGCGCAGGCGCCGGATTTCAACGGTGACAAGGTCATCGGCGCGATCCTGTTCGAGATGACGATGGACCGCCAGATCGATGGCAAACCGTCGGCCACCTACCTGTGGGAAGAGCGCGGCGTCGTTCCGTTCCTGAAAGTCGACAAGGGGCTGGAGGACGAAGCGGATGGCGTGCGCCTGATGAAGCAGATGCCGGACCTTGATGCGCTGTGCGAACGTGCGGTGAAGGCGGGTGTCTTCGGGACCAAGATGCGCTCGGTCATTGATGCAGCGTCACCCAGCGGGATCGACGCGGTCGTCGCCCAGCAGTTCGAGGTCGCCCAGCAGATTTTGTCCCACGGCCTGATTCCGATCATCGAGCCGGAAGTCACCATTTCCATCGCTGACAAGGCCGAGGCCGAGGCACTGCTGCTCGAGACGATCAAGCGCCATCTTGACGCGTTGCCCAAAGGCACAGAAGTGATGCTGAAGCTGACCCTGCCCGAAAAGGCGAACCACTATAAGCAGCTGGTCGATCACCCCGCCGTCATGCGCGTTGTCGCGCTGTCGGGCGGCTATTCGCGGGAAGAGGCAAATAGTCGCCTGGGGCAGAACACCGGCATCGTCGCCAGCTTTAGCCGCGCATTGACCGAAGGGTTGTCAGCCGATCAGACCGACGCCGATTTCAACAAGGCAATTGGTGCCACCATCGATAGCATTCATGCGGCTTCGGTCGGTGGGTGA
- a CDS encoding porin, which translates to MKITQGRVLACALLAVPGAGLAQDFEGSATIGYDYSSVSNGRPDVNSYAMDGAGTLGFQNGFSLDLDGSFHHANPDRGSNMGVFDAGGVLNYRFVTGPVVGAYLEYASLDSNGLLGADINATSYGLTGGYEGQLLQAKLFYGGTDASAVVGATSDWTDYGLTVAYTPTQNTTVAGYWMRSDIDAPFGNTDATSFGVGADYNFGNGFSGFGGISRLNFDALNIDATSYGLGVGYDLNQVARVPAQISLELARTTIDPVGRNTDVDSIRLGVTIPLGARNTAGAPLNSAANNAMSPRHNAVSTFYDNLY; encoded by the coding sequence ATGAAAATCACACAAGGCAGAGTATTGGCTTGCGCCCTGTTGGCCGTGCCCGGTGCCGGACTGGCGCAGGATTTTGAAGGCAGCGCAACGATAGGGTACGACTATTCTTCCGTCTCGAATGGCCGCCCCGACGTGAACAGTTATGCGATGGATGGCGCGGGCACTCTGGGGTTTCAGAACGGGTTCAGCCTGGACTTGGATGGATCGTTCCACCATGCCAATCCTGATCGTGGCAGCAACATGGGCGTGTTCGATGCAGGCGGTGTGCTGAACTACCGGTTTGTGACCGGTCCGGTCGTCGGTGCGTATCTTGAATACGCCAGCCTCGACAGCAACGGCCTGCTGGGCGCGGATATCAACGCAACGTCGTATGGCTTGACCGGCGGCTATGAGGGCCAGCTATTGCAGGCCAAGCTGTTCTACGGCGGCACAGACGCCAGTGCTGTCGTCGGCGCAACATCGGACTGGACGGATTACGGCCTGACGGTGGCCTATACGCCGACCCAAAACACCACCGTGGCCGGCTACTGGATGCGCAGCGATATCGACGCGCCCTTTGGAAACACGGATGCGACCAGCTTCGGCGTGGGTGCCGACTATAATTTCGGCAATGGGTTCAGCGGATTTGGCGGCATCAGCCGGTTGAACTTCGATGCTCTCAATATTGACGCCACGTCATATGGTCTGGGCGTCGGCTATGATCTGAACCAGGTCGCAAGGGTTCCTGCACAGATTTCGCTGGAACTGGCGCGCACCACGATAGATCCGGTCGGGCGCAACACGGACGTCGACTCCATTCGTCTGGGCGTCACGATCCCGCTGGGTGCGCGCAACACTGCTGGCGCCCCGTTGAACAGCGCCGCAAACAACGCCATGTCGCCGCGCCACAACGCGGTATCGACGTTCTACGATAATCTTTACTGA
- a CDS encoding pyruvate dehydrogenase complex dihydrolipoamide acetyltransferase translates to MPTEILMPALSPTMEEGTLAKWLVKEGDTVSSGDLLAEIETDKATMEFEAVDEGTIGKILIEAGTEGVKVNTAIAVLLEEGESVDDIDSDSNPAPAKDAKKDAAPSEDAKTDTPAEASTEAPAAPKGKDGERIFASPLARRIAADKGLDLSQINGSGPHGRIVKADVEGAQPAPKAAKADTAPAPATSEPAKMGQSADAVAKIYEGREYTEVKLDGMRKTIAARLTEAKQTVPHFYLRRDIRLDALLKFRGDLNKQLEGRGVKLSVNDFIIKACALALQSVPTANAVWAGDRVLQLKPSDVAVAVAIEGGLFTPVLKDADMKSLSALSAEMKDLAGRARDRKLAPHEYMGGSFAISNLGMFGIDNFDAVINPPHGAILAVGAGVKKPVVGADGELAVATVMSVTLSVDHRVIDGAMGADLLKHIVENLENPMVMLA, encoded by the coding sequence ATGCCGACAGAGATTCTGATGCCCGCGCTGTCCCCCACGATGGAGGAGGGCACGCTGGCGAAATGGCTGGTCAAGGAGGGCGACACTGTGTCGTCCGGTGATCTGCTGGCCGAGATTGAAACCGACAAGGCCACGATGGAATTCGAGGCCGTGGATGAGGGCACCATTGGCAAGATCCTGATCGAGGCCGGTACTGAAGGCGTCAAGGTGAACACCGCCATCGCCGTGCTCCTGGAAGAGGGCGAAAGCGTCGATGATATCGATAGCGATTCGAACCCTGCGCCTGCCAAGGATGCGAAAAAGGACGCGGCCCCCAGCGAGGATGCGAAGACGGATACGCCTGCCGAGGCTTCCACTGAGGCACCCGCCGCGCCCAAGGGAAAGGATGGCGAGCGTATCTTCGCCTCGCCGCTCGCGCGCCGGATCGCCGCGGACAAGGGGCTGGACCTGAGCCAAATCAATGGCTCCGGCCCGCATGGACGTATCGTCAAGGCGGACGTCGAAGGCGCCCAGCCCGCGCCCAAGGCCGCCAAGGCTGACACTGCCCCCGCGCCAGCCACGAGCGAACCGGCGAAGATGGGTCAATCCGCCGATGCCGTCGCCAAAATCTACGAAGGTCGCGAGTATACCGAGGTCAAGCTGGACGGCATGCGCAAGACGATCGCCGCCCGCCTGACCGAGGCCAAGCAGACCGTGCCGCATTTCTACCTGCGTCGCGATATCCGTCTGGACGCGCTGCTGAAATTCCGGGGTGACCTGAACAAGCAGCTGGAAGGGCGCGGCGTTAAACTCAGCGTCAACGATTTCATCATCAAGGCCTGCGCGCTGGCCCTGCAATCCGTGCCGACGGCCAATGCCGTCTGGGCGGGGGACCGGGTGCTGCAACTCAAGCCGTCGGATGTGGCCGTTGCGGTCGCTATCGAGGGCGGGCTGTTTACGCCCGTGTTGAAAGACGCCGACATGAAATCCCTGTCGGCCCTGTCCGCTGAAATGAAGGACTTGGCCGGCCGCGCCCGTGACCGCAAACTGGCGCCGCATGAATATATGGGCGGCAGTTTCGCCATCTCCAACCTTGGCATGTTCGGCATCGACAATTTCGATGCGGTCATCAACCCACCGCATGGCGCGATCCTGGCCGTTGGCGCAGGCGTGAAAAAGCCCGTCGTCGGCGCGGATGGCGAATTGGCTGTGGCGACCGTCATGTCCGTCACGCTCAGCGTCGACCACCGTGTGATTGACGGCGCGATGGGGGCCGATCTGCTAAAGCACATCGTGGAAAATCTGGAAAACCCCATGGTGATGTTGGCCTGA
- a CDS encoding peptidylprolyl isomerase, producing MRNVLAIAMILAAAPALATDLKIDVAGEANGTITIELFDDVAPVHVERITTLARQGAYDGVVFHRVIDGFMAQTGDVQYGKTDGGDMSLAGSGGSDLPDLKAEFSDRPFEAGTVGMARSASPDSANSQFFINFAPAGHLNGDYTVVGKVTEGMEVLNAIKRGTGGNGAVVGQPDVMTSVTVVE from the coding sequence ATGCGTAACGTTCTGGCCATCGCAATGATCCTGGCCGCCGCACCCGCGCTGGCGACCGATCTGAAAATCGATGTTGCGGGCGAGGCGAACGGCACCATCACAATCGAGTTGTTCGACGACGTCGCGCCCGTCCATGTAGAACGCATCACCACGCTGGCCAGACAGGGCGCCTATGACGGCGTGGTGTTTCATCGCGTGATCGACGGCTTCATGGCGCAGACCGGCGATGTGCAATACGGCAAGACGGACGGTGGCGATATGAGCCTCGCCGGTTCGGGTGGCTCGGACCTGCCCGACCTCAAGGCCGAATTCTCGGACCGTCCGTTCGAGGCCGGCACCGTCGGCATGGCGCGCAGCGCCAGCCCCGATAGCGCCAACAGCCAGTTTTTCATCAACTTTGCACCTGCGGGCCACCTGAATGGAGACTACACCGTAGTTGGCAAGGTCACGGAAGGTATGGAGGTGCTGAACGCGATCAAGCGTGGCACGGGCGGCAATGGCGCCGTCGTCGGCCAGCCCGATGTGATGACCTCCGTGACCGTTGTCGAATAA
- the cysE gene encoding serine O-acetyltransferase — translation MGKSHAKLTECDPVWDQIKSEAMAAVSDEPLMGGLVHSSILHHKSLESSLAYRTSMKLASNEMPEQILREICDWAYRSDPDIGTAARADIVAVYDRDPACDRYILPLLFFKGFQALQAYRISHWLWREGRRDMARFFQMRVSEVFGVDIHPAAKIGKGIMIDHAHSIVIGETAVVGDNVSMLHSVTLGGTGKEEEDRHPKIANGVLIGAGAKVLGNIKVGHCSRIAAGSVVLQEVPPCKTVAGVPAKIVGEAGCDQPSVRMDQLLGVR, via the coding sequence ATGGGCAAGTCGCACGCAAAGCTAACCGAATGCGATCCGGTCTGGGACCAGATCAAATCCGAAGCAATGGCCGCCGTCAGTGACGAGCCATTGATGGGCGGACTGGTCCATTCCAGTATTTTGCACCACAAGTCGCTGGAATCATCACTGGCATACCGCACGTCAATGAAGCTGGCCTCGAACGAGATGCCCGAGCAGATCCTGCGGGAAATCTGCGACTGGGCCTATCGCAGCGATCCCGATATCGGGACCGCCGCGCGCGCCGATATCGTGGCGGTCTATGACCGTGATCCGGCCTGCGACCGCTATATCCTGCCGCTGCTGTTCTTCAAGGGATTTCAGGCGCTTCAGGCTTACCGCATTTCGCATTGGCTGTGGCGCGAGGGGCGCCGCGACATGGCCCGCTTTTTCCAGATGCGCGTGTCCGAGGTGTTCGGAGTCGACATCCACCCTGCCGCGAAAATTGGCAAGGGGATCATGATCGACCACGCACACAGCATCGTCATTGGCGAAACGGCGGTTGTGGGCGATAACGTGTCGATGCTGCACTCGGTCACTCTGGGCGGCACGGGCAAGGAAGAAGAGGACCGGCACCCCAAGATCGCGAACGGCGTTCTGATCGGCGCGGGCGCCAAGGTACTGGGCAACATCAAGGTCGGCCATTGCAGCCGCATCGCCGCAGGCTCGGTGGTGCTACAGGAGGTGCCGCCCTGCAAAACAGTAGCCGGCGTTCCAGCCAAGATCGTGGGCGAGGCAGGATGCGATCAACCGTCCGTGCGCATGGACCAGCTTCTGGGCGTGCGGTAA